One Vigna unguiculata cultivar IT97K-499-35 chromosome 11, ASM411807v1, whole genome shotgun sequence DNA window includes the following coding sequences:
- the LOC114169223 gene encoding MDIS1-interacting receptor like kinase 2-like, giving the protein MMLTKLVTFQFILVTFFFSLLRFSSSEVSGVSLSNGTVMFGHEAVEDKNIEASALLKWKASLDNQSQVSLSSWSTFTSPCKWKGIVCDESNSISTINLQNLGLRGTLLNLNFSSFPKLLRFHVSYNNLGGPIPRQLGNMSKLSELRMDHNYFSDSIPQEIGALHNLEYLFLRTNQLSGSIPLTIGMLTNLVTLDLSSNHLSGTIPSLRNLTNLQELILFNNLLSGPIPEDLGGLHHLTTIKLLKNHISGPIPSSIGDLANLMKLQLTRNQLQGSIPSSLGNLTKLVELSISENKLSGSIPASIGNLVNLEKLNLAQNKLSGPIPSTFRNVTKLTVLLLYVNKLTGNFSAATSNLTNLVNLQLSSNHFTGPLPQYICLGGSLSNFSANENRFTGPIPSSLKNCSSLKRLSLAENMLTGNINDFGMYPNLDYIDLSRNAFNGHLSSNWVKCHNLTSLVISYNRLFGGIPPELGQAPKLQRLKLSSNSLTGNIPKELGNLTQLFELSISNNNLSGNIPIEIGSLKQLRIFDLSTNVLSGPIPKHLGRLLKLNHLNLSHNKLNESIPSEFSQLQHLRELDLSWNLLNGKIPATLRKLKMLENLNLSHNNLSGNISSSFKDMLSLTNVDISNNQLEGPIPNNRAFLKAPFQALQNNKNLCGYASGLMPCPQLLSHNPHRKKTKMLLFLTLGALFVVGVSLYIHRQKARKIKKQEREEKNGDLFSILHYDGKIVHETIIEATNNFDERYLIGKGGFGGVYKAILPSGQIVAVKKLQVEVDSEIVDFKAFTSEVRTLTEIKHRNIVKLHGFCEHPRYCFLVYEFVEGGSLDKVLNNDTHASMFDWNKRVNVVKGVVNALYHMHHGCSPPIVHRDISSKNVLIDLEYEARLSDFGTAKILNPNSRNLTSFAGTYGYAAPELAYTMEVNEKCDVFSFGVLCLEIIIGNHPGDLISLMHSPSSTSVTANLLLKDVMDQRLPFPVMPVVKEVVIIAKVAFACLNERPLSRPTMEDVYNKFVMPKSPLTRDTLNTIVLGQLQNY; this is encoded by the exons ATGATGTTAACAAAGCTTGTAACATTTCAGTTTATTCTCGTCACCTTTTTCTTCTCACTTTTAAGGTTCTCTTCCTCGGAAGTTTCTGGTGTTTCTTTATCCAACGGTACTGTTATGTTTGGCCATGAAGCTGTCGAAGATAAAAACATTGAAGCAAGTGCTCTATTGAAGTGGAAAGCCAGCCTTGATAACCAAAGCCAGGTTTCCTTGTCTTCTTGGTCTACTTTCACTAGCCCTTGCAAGTGGAAGGGCATAGTTTGTGATGAATCCAACTCTATCAGCACTATAAATCTTCAAAACCTTGGACTAAGAGGTACACTTCTCAATCTAAACTTCTCATCCTTTCCTAAGCTTCTGAGGTTTCATGTAAGTTACAACAACCTCGGTGGACCTATTCCTCGTCAACTTGGTAACATGTCCAAACTTTCTGAGTTGAGAATGGATCATAATTACTTTAGTGATTCCATCCCCCAAGAAATAGGGGCACTGCATAACTTGGAGTATCTGTTCTTGAGAACAAATCAACTTTCTGGTTCCATCCCCCTCACAATAGGAATGTTGACAAATCTTGTTACACTTGATTTATCATCCAACCATCTCTCTGGTACAATCCCTTCACTAAGAAACTTGACAAATTTACAAGAACTTATCCTCTTTAACAACCTTCTCTCTGGTCCTATCCCTGAGGATTTGGGAGGACTTCATCATCTCACAACAatcaaattgttaaaaaatcatatttctgGGCCAATCCCTTCTTCCATAGGAGACCTGGCTAATCTGATGAAACTTCAGCTCACTCGTAATCAACTACAGGGGTCAATTCCTTCCTCTCTTGGAAACTTGACAAAGCTCGTCGAACTGTCCATATCTGAAAACAAGCTTTCTGGTTCAATTCCTGCTTCCATAGGAAACTTGGTCAATCTAGAAAAGCTTAACCTTGCACAAAACAAACTTTCTGGACCTATTCCCTCTACCTTCAGAAATGTGACTAAGCTTACCGTCCTATTACTTTATGTGAACAAACTTACCGGAAATTTCTCAGCAGCAACAAGTAACCTTACCAATTTAGTAAATTTACAACTAAGCTCTAATCATTTCACTGGCCCTTTGCCACAATATATTTGCCTTGGAGGGTCACTTTCAAATTTTTCAGCCAATGAAAATCGTTTCACTGGCCCAATTCCATCAAGTTTGAAGAACTGCTCTAGTCTTAAAAGGCTCAGCCTTGCAGAAAATATGTTGACGGGAAACATTAATGATTTTGGTATGTATCCAAATTTGGACTACATTGATCTGAGTAGAAATGCGTTCAACGGTCACCTTTCATCAAATTGGGTCAAATGTCATAATCTCACAAGCCTGGTTATCTCATACAACAGATTATTCGGTGGTATACCCCCAGAGTTAGGCCAGGCACCTAAATTACAAAGGCTTAAACTTTCTTCAAACAGCCTAACGGGAAACATTCCAAAAGAACTTGGGAACTTGACCCAGTTGTTTGAACTCTCCATAAGTAACAACAATCTTTCAGGCAACATTCCCATCGAAATTGGTTCCTTAAAGCAACTTCGGATCTTTGATCTTTCAACAAATGTTTTAAGTGGTCCAATCCCAAAACACCTCGGAAGGTTGCTCAAGTTAAATCACTTGAACTTAAGCCataacaaattaaatgaaaGCATTCCGTCTGAATTTAGCCAACTGCAACATCTTCGAGAACTTGATCTTAGTTGGAATTTGTTGAATGGAAAAATTCCAGCAACACTTCGAAAATTGAAGATGTTGGAAAACTTGAACCTCTCCCACAACAATCTCAGCGGAAACATTTCCTCAAGTTTTAAGGATATGCTCAGTTTGACAAACGTTGACATATCTAATAACCAATTAGAGGGTCCAATTCCTAACAATCGAGCCTTCCTTAAGGCTCCATTTCAAGCATTGCAGAACAACAAAAACTTGTGTGGCTATGCTTCTGGGCTGATGCCTTGCCCGCAGTTGTTGAGTCACAATCCTCATCGTAAGAAGACCAAGATGTTACTCTTCCTTACTTTGGGTGCATTATTTGTTGTTGGAGTTTCACTATACATTCATCGGCAAAAAGCAAGAAAAATCAAAAAgcaagagagagaagaaaaaaatggagatCTTTTTTCTATATTGCATTATGATGGGAAAATAGTGCATGAAACAATCATCGAAGCAACGAATAATTTCGATGAAAGATATCTCATCGGAAAAGGAGGGTTTGGAGGTGTTTACAAGGCCATCTTACCCTCTGGCCAGATTGTTGCTGTGAAGAAACTTCAGGTTGAAGTTGACAGTGAAATTGTTGATTTTAAGGCTTTTACATCTGAAGTTCGAACCCTGACAGAAATCAAACATCGTAACATTGTGAAGTTGCATGGGTTTTGTGAACATCCACGCTATTGTTTCTTGGTTTATGAGTTCGTAGAAGGTGGCAGCTTGGACAAAGTACTAAACAACGACACACATGCATCAATGTTTGATTGGAATAAGAGGGTTAACGTTGTTAAAGGTGTGGTAAATGCTTTGTATCATATGCACCATGGTTGCTCTCCTCCTATTGTTCATCGTGACATATCAAGCAAGAATGTTCTCATAGATTTGGAATATGAAGCTCGCTTATCTGACTTTGGAACAGCAAAGATTCTAAATCCTAATTCACGTAATTTAACTTCGTTTGCAGGCACTTATGGATATGCTGCACCAG AGCTTGCTTATACAATGGAAGTGAATGAGAAATGTGATGTGTTCAGTTTTGGGGTGCTCTGTTTGGAAATAATAATCGGAAATCACCCAGGAGATTTGATTTCTTTGATGCATTCACCATCTTCAACATCAGTAACAGCTAATTTGCTATTGAAGGATGTGATGGACCAACGATTACCTTTTCCAGTGATGCCAGTTGTTAAGGAGGTGGTAATCATTGCAAAAGTGGCATTTGCTTGTTTGAATGAAAGACCACTTTCTCGTCCAACCATGGAAGATGTTTATAACAAGTTTGTGATGCCTAAGTCACCTTTAACGAGGGATACACTCAACACCATTGTTCTTGGACAACTTCAAAATTATTGA